The DNA sequence GAGAGCGGCGGAACGCATCCGGGAGGCGACATGACCGCACCGGCACGGACCGGTGGCGGCGTGCCGTCCTCGTCCCGGTCCTCGAAGCCCCGTGAGCGCGCGTTGAAGGCCGTGCCGGCGGAGCGCCGCCGCTCGGCCGCGGCGGAGCGGGCGTACGCCCGGCGCGACCGGCGCACGTCGGCCAAGCGCGGTCCGGCGGTGACCCGTCATCCCGCGGTGGCGCCCAAGGCGCCGTTCGTGGTGATGGTGATGGTCGTGCTCGGCGTGGGCATCGCGGCGATCATGTGGCTGGCGACCCAGGCGACCGCGGACTCGTACCGGTTGCAGGACGCGCGGGCCGAGGAGACCCGGCTGGCGCGGCAGGTCGAGCAGTTGCGGCGGGAGGTCGCGCTCGCGGAGTCGCCGCCGAGCCTGGCCGACGCCGCGGCGAAGCTCGGCCTGGTGCCCGCGGGCGACCCGGCCCGGCTGCGGCAGTTGCCGGACGGCTCGGTCGAGGTGCACGGCAAGCCGTCCGCGGTCCAGCCGCCACCCACCTCGACGACGCCGCCCTCCGGTCAGCCCGATCCGGCCACGCAGCAGCCGGCCACGCAAGGGTCCACCGCGCAGCAGCCGCCCGCCCAGGGCCAGGCCGGGCCGGAGCAGACGGGGTCGGAGCAGACCGGCCAGGGTCAGGCCGGGCAGGAGACCGGTGACCGGCAGCCGCCCGCGCAGGGCCAGGAGACCGGGCAGCCGCCGCCGCAGGGCTAGCGAGCGCGACACCAGCGACACCGTGGAACAGCCGGTACCAGGAGGTCAGTGATGCCGGGGCCCAGCCGGGGCAGGCCCGTGCGACGCCCGTTGTCCGTCCGGGGGCCCGCCCCCCGCCGACGACGCGGCGGCAACAGCCGGGTCCGCCTCGTGGTGGGCCGGCTGCTGTTGGTCGGCGCGCTGCTGCTGGCCGGCGTCAAGCTGGTGCAGGTGCAGGGCTTCCAGGCGGAGGCGTTGTCCGCGCAGGCCGAGAAGCAACGCGCCACGAAGATCGACATCCCGGCGCCGCGCGGCTCGATCCTGGACCGCAACGGCAACCAGTTGGCGTTCAGCGTGGAGGCGCGCGCGCTCTACGTCGTGCCGCACGTGATGCGCCAGGAGTGGGCCAAGGCGCTCGAGGCGGACCCGGACATCGGCAGCTTCGAAGACCGCATCGCCGACATCGCCGCGTTCATCGAGCAGACGTTGGGCAGGGAGGTCGCCGGGCAGAAGACCGACCGGGACACCATGCTCGCGAAGCTCTCCCGGGACACGACCTACGTCGAGCTGGTGGACAACGTCGACCCGGCCAAGGCCGCTGTCATCACCGACAAGTACCACAACGTCGGCTCGGAGTACCGGGCCGTGCGCGTCTACCCGAACGGCGAGCTGGCGTCGAACATCATCGGCGCGGCGAACTGGCGCAAGGACGCCGAGCCGCCCGCCACGCAGGGGTTGCTGGGGTTGGAGATCGCGCAGGACAACCTGCTCGCCGGCCGCAGCGGGCAGCGGGTCGTGGACACCATGCAGGGCAACGACGACGTCGTCATCCCCGGCCCGAACCGCTCGCGCGAGCTGGCCGCCGCCGTCCCGGGCAAGAGCCTGGAGCTGACGCTGGACGTCGACACGCAGTACGCGTTGCAGCGCATGGTCACCGACTACACGGTCAAGACGGGGGCGCGCGGCGGGTCCGCGGTGGTGGTGGACCGCCGCACCGGCGAGATCCTGGCCATGGCCAACGACAAGACGTTCGACCCCGCCGACTTCGGCCGGGCCGGCGAGGACCAGCTGCGCAACATCGCCGTCACGTCGGTGTTCGAGCCGGGTTCGGTGAACAAGCTGGTGACCGCGGCGACGGCCATCGAGGACGGCGTCTACCAGCCGGACAGCGTGCTGCGGGTCGACGGCAGCATCAAGGTCGCCGACCGGGTGATCGGGGACTGGTGGCAGCACGGGCCCCTGGACATGACGTTCACCGGGGTGTTCGCGCGGTCGTCCAACGTGGGCACGCTGATGGCGGCGCAGAAGATCGGCCAGGACAGGTTCTCCGAGATGCTCGGCAAGTTCGGCCTGGGCGAGCGGACCCGGTCGGGGCTGCCCGGCGAGGAGCCCGGGTACGTGCCGCCGCTGAACCAGTGGTCGGGGTCGACGTTCGGCAACCTGCCGATCGGCCAGGGCCTCAACATGACGTTGCTGCAGATGACCGGGATGTACCAGGCCATCGCGAACGACGGCGTGCGCATCGCGCCGCGGATCGTGCGCGCCGAGGTGTCGGCCGACGGCAGCCGCAAGGAGATCGAGCCGGCGGAGACGGAACGGGTCGTGTCGCCGCAGACGGCCAAGACGGTCCGCGACATGTTCCGCGCGGTGACGCAGAACGTGCCGGGGCCCAACTCGTTCGCGCAGAGCGGCACGGGCGTGCCCGCGGCGCTGCCGGGCTACCAGATCAGCGGCAAGACGGGGACCGCGCAGCAGATCGACCCGAAGTGCGGCTGCTACAGCACCTCGCAGTACTGGATCACGTTCGCCGGCATCCTGCCCGCCGACAACCCCCGGTTCGTCGTCGGCATCATGCTCGACAACCCGACCGGGAGCCCCCAGTCGGCCGCGCCGCTGTTCCACGACATCGCCTCGTACCTGACCCAGCGCTACCAGATCCCGATGTCGGCCGAGCAGAGCCCGATCGTGCCGCTGGTGCACTGAGCGGCCGGTTCCCGCCGACGCCACCCTCGCCGATGTGCAAAACGATTCAGGTTCGGTGGTGTGGTGGGACGCGGAAACCGGTCCGGAGTGGACGTGCCGGATGACCACTCTCCGTGCGCCGGTAGCCTTCCGCGCGTGCCTGCCAAGCTCGAGGGCAAGGTCGCGACCGCTCCGCCTCGCCCTTCCCGCACCCAGCCCGTTGCCGTGTCCGACCTCGCCACGACGGTCGACGCGCGCCTGACCGCCCCCGACCGGGCGCACGTCCAGGTCAGCGGCGTGACGTTGCGCGCTCAGCACGTGCGGCCCGGCGACCTGTTCGCCGCGCTGCCCGGCACGCGGGTCCACGGCGCCGACTTCGCCGCCCAGGCCGTCGAGCACGGCGCGGTGGCCGTGCTGACCGACGCCGAGGGCGCGGAGAAGGTCCGCGGCGTGCCCGTGCTGGTGCACCCGGACCCGCGCGCGGTGCTGGGGCGGCTCGCGGCGCGGGTCTACGGCGACCCGTCCACCAAGCTCGCCGTGTGGGGCGTGACCGGCACGTCCGGCAAGACCACCACCAGCTACATGATCGACTCGGCGTTGCGCGCGGCCGGTCGCGTCACCGGGCTCATCGGCACGGTCGAGACGCGCGTCGCGGGCGACCGCCTCGACAGCGCCCTCACCACCCCCGAGGCACCCGACCTGCAGGCGCTGCTGGCCGTGATGGTCGAGTGCGGCACCACGGACGTGGCCATGGAGGTCTCCAGCCACGCGCTGCGCCTGGGCCGGGTCGGCGGCGTCGGGTTCGCGGTCGGCGCGTTCACCAACCTCTCGCAGGACCACCTGGACTTCCACCCGGACATGGAGGACTACTTCCGGACCAAGGCCGAGCTGTTCGACGGCCGGGCCCGCACCGAGGTGGTCTGCGTGGACGGCGAGTGGGGCCCGCGCCTGGTCGAGGACGCCACCGTCACGGTCGCGACCACCAAGCCCGCCGACTGGACGGCAACCGACGTCACCGTCTCCGCCACCGGCGAGCAGGCGTTCACCGCGCACGGCCCGGACGGCG is a window from the Saccharothrix saharensis genome containing:
- a CDS encoding UDP-N-acetylmuramoyl-L-alanyl-D-glutamate--2,6-diaminopimelate ligase, with protein sequence MPAKLEGKVATAPPRPSRTQPVAVSDLATTVDARLTAPDRAHVQVSGVTLRAQHVRPGDLFAALPGTRVHGADFAAQAVEHGAVAVLTDAEGAEKVRGVPVLVHPDPRAVLGRLAARVYGDPSTKLAVWGVTGTSGKTTTSYMIDSALRAAGRVTGLIGTVETRVAGDRLDSALTTPEAPDLQALLAVMVECGTTDVAMEVSSHALRLGRVGGVGFAVGAFTNLSQDHLDFHPDMEDYFRTKAELFDGRARTEVVCVDGEWGPRLVEDATVTVATTKPADWTATDVTVSATGEQAFTAHGPDGVTLDVRLSLPGDFNVANALLAIACLRSQGVDLDAIRAGLRDVQVPGRMQRVDEGQDFTAVVDYSHKPAAVALALDAVRARATGRVITVLGCGGDRDTAKRPLMGEEAARRSDVLVVTDDNPRSEDPASIRAAMLHGALAVPDDERGEVVEVGDRRRAIEHAVSLARTGDVVVVAGKGHETGQEVAGVVHPFSDVDALTDAIRGATR
- a CDS encoding peptidoglycan D,D-transpeptidase FtsI family protein, whose amino-acid sequence is MPGPSRGRPVRRPLSVRGPAPRRRRGGNSRVRLVVGRLLLVGALLLAGVKLVQVQGFQAEALSAQAEKQRATKIDIPAPRGSILDRNGNQLAFSVEARALYVVPHVMRQEWAKALEADPDIGSFEDRIADIAAFIEQTLGREVAGQKTDRDTMLAKLSRDTTYVELVDNVDPAKAAVITDKYHNVGSEYRAVRVYPNGELASNIIGAANWRKDAEPPATQGLLGLEIAQDNLLAGRSGQRVVDTMQGNDDVVIPGPNRSRELAAAVPGKSLELTLDVDTQYALQRMVTDYTVKTGARGGSAVVVDRRTGEILAMANDKTFDPADFGRAGEDQLRNIAVTSVFEPGSVNKLVTAATAIEDGVYQPDSVLRVDGSIKVADRVIGDWWQHGPLDMTFTGVFARSSNVGTLMAAQKIGQDRFSEMLGKFGLGERTRSGLPGEEPGYVPPLNQWSGSTFGNLPIGQGLNMTLLQMTGMYQAIANDGVRIAPRIVRAEVSADGSRKEIEPAETERVVSPQTAKTVRDMFRAVTQNVPGPNSFAQSGTGVPAALPGYQISGKTGTAQQIDPKCGCYSTSQYWITFAGILPADNPRFVVGIMLDNPTGSPQSAAPLFHDIASYLTQRYQIPMSAEQSPIVPLVH